DNA from Variovorax sp. V213:
CGGCATCCATCACGCGCAGCCCTTCGGGCATGGTTTCCTTGCCGATGCCGTCGCCGGCGATGACTGCGATTCTGTGGGTGGTCATGATCTGGTTCCTTCTTGGCGGAGAGGGGAGAAAAACTGGAGGGCCTCGGCGAGCAGCTCGCCGGGGGCTTCTTCCGGAACGTAATGGCCGCACGGCAATGCGCGGCCCGAGACTTGAAGTGCGCGCTCGCGCCAGAGCGCCAGCACGTCGAAGCAGCGGCCCACCGCGCCGTGCTCGCCCCAAAGCACGCGCAGCGGCTGCGCGAGCCGCTGGCCGGCGGCCATGTCGGCGCGGTCGTGCGCCAGGTCGATGGTGGCGCAGGCGCGGTAGTCGCCGCAGATGGATTCGGCCGTGCCGGGAATGCCGGCGCAGCGCTCGTACTCGGCCAGCACTTCGGGCGCGAAGGGAGCGAGGCCCGCATGGCGTCCACCCATCACGCTGCGCACGTAGCGCACCGGATCGGAGGCGATCAGCGACTCCGGAAGCGGCGGCGGCTGGATCAGGAAAAACCAGTGCCAGTAGGCGCGGGCAAACGCCTCGGTGGTGTTCTCGTACATCGAGAGCGTGGGCGCGATGTCCAGAAGCATCATCCGGTCAACGGCCGCCGCATGGTCGGCGGCCAGCCGGTGCGCAACCCGTGCCCCGCGGTCGTGGGCCAGCACGCCGAAGCGCTCGAAGCCGTGGTGGCGCATGGCGGCGAGCGCATCGAGCGCCATCTCGCGCTTGCTGTAGGCCACGTGATCGTCATCGTCCGCAGGGCGGCCGGAGTCGCCATAGCCCCGGAGGTCGAGCGCCACCACCGTGAATTGCTCGGCCAGCGCCGGTGCCACGCGATGCCAGATCAGGTGCGTCTGCGGATGGCCGTGCAAGAGCAGCAACGGCGCGCCGCGCCCGCCGATTCGGCCATGCACGCGCACGCCGTTGCGCTCGATGTCGAATTCCGGAAAGTCGAAAAATGAAACAGTCACGCGGCCATTGTGCGTTGCGCCCTTGCCGCCATCAAGCAACAATCAGCCAATTCATACTTTCCAATCTGGCATGAATCCATTGTCGATGGACCGAGGCGATCTCGAGTTGGTGCTGGCCATCCGCGACCAGGGAAGCCTCGCGGGCGCGTCCGCCACGCTCGATGTCGTGCCCTCCGTGGTCACCAAGCGGCTCGGCGCGCTCGAGGCCAGGCTGGGCCAGCGGTTGTTCGAACGCACCACGCGCCGGCTCAGCGCAACGGCCGAGGGCGAGGCCGTCTGCCTGCACGCCAAGGCCTTGCTCGAGGGTTTCGCGGCGCTTGAAAGCGAACTGGGCGAGCGGCAGAACGAACTGGTCGGCACCATCCGGCTGGCGGCCACCTTCGGTTTCGGGCGGCGCTGGCTCGGCCCCGCCCTGGCCACGTTCCAGGCCCGCCACCCCGCGCTGCAGATCGAGTTGCTCCTGACCGAGCGGCTCCCGGACCTTGGCGCCGAAGGCTACGACGGCGCGCTCTGGCTCTGGGCCGTGCAGCAGCGGCGAGCGGCCGACTGGGTCACGCGCCGCATCGCACGCAACCAGCGCGTGCTCGCCGCTTCGCCTGCATATATAGAGCGGCGCGGCATGCCCGCCACGGTCGACGCGCTGGGCGCGCACGACTGCCTGGTGGCGCGTGAAAACGGCGAGGTCAACCAGCGCCAGTTCGCGCTATGGACGCTGCGCCATGCGCGCGACGGCAGCACGGCGCGCGTGCGCGTGCAGGGCCCTCTGACAAGCAATTCGGGCGA
Protein-coding regions in this window:
- a CDS encoding alpha/beta fold hydrolase, which codes for MTVSFFDFPEFDIERNGVRVHGRIGGRGAPLLLLHGHPQTHLIWHRVAPALAEQFTVVALDLRGYGDSGRPADDDDHVAYSKREMALDALAAMRHHGFERFGVLAHDRGARVAHRLAADHAAAVDRMMLLDIAPTLSMYENTTEAFARAYWHWFFLIQPPPLPESLIASDPVRYVRSVMGGRHAGLAPFAPEVLAEYERCAGIPGTAESICGDYRACATIDLAHDRADMAAGQRLAQPLRVLWGEHGAVGRCFDVLALWRERALQVSGRALPCGHYVPEEAPGELLAEALQFFSPLRQEGTRS
- a CDS encoding LysR substrate-binding domain-containing protein, whose amino-acid sequence is MNPLSMDRGDLELVLAIRDQGSLAGASATLDVVPSVVTKRLGALEARLGQRLFERTTRRLSATAEGEAVCLHAKALLEGFAALESELGERQNELVGTIRLAATFGFGRRWLGPALATFQARHPALQIELLLTERLPDLGAEGYDGALWLWAVQQRRAADWVTRRIARNQRVLAASPAYIERRGMPATVDALGAHDCLVARENGEVNQRQFALWTLRHARDGSTARVRVQGPLTSNSGEMVRDWCLAGHGIMLRSLWDIAPQLASGELVRVLPHYAMPDADIHWIAPWRPKTPRRVRLLLDHLAEQFRGEPWKPGKAGSSR